In the Longimicrobiales bacterium genome, TGGCCGCAGCCGTTGAGCGCGCACGCGCCGGCGGTATCGCCGATGGGGCCATCGTGATCGATCCCGGGCTCGGGTTCGCGAAGCGGACGGAGCATTCCCTCGCGCTGCTCGCCCGGCTGGACCGGCTGGCGGACCTGGGGTTCCCCGTGCTGATCGGACCGTCCCGCAAGCGCTTCATCGGGGATGCGGGCGGTGCCGCGCTGCCGGTCGAGGATCGCCTCGAGGGAACGATCGCCGCATGCGTCATCGCGCTCCTGCGCGGAGCCACCATCTTCCGCGTCCATGACGTCGCCCCCGTGCGCCGTGCCCTCGATTTCGCTCATGCCGTGCGCCACAGCGGGGACGCGCACCGATGAGCGCCATCCTCAACTTCCTGCCTGGTCCGCTCGACCTGCTGCAGATCCTGATCGTCGCCACCGCCTTCTACTACGTACTGCGGTTCCTCGCGCGGACGCGCGCGATCCAGATGCTCGTGGGGCTGCTCGTCCTCGCGATGACCTATTTCATTTCCTCTCTCGTCAACCTCGAGCTGATCGAACACATCCTCGCCCAGCTGTTCCAGTACGGTGTCATCGCGGCCATCATTGTGTTCCACCCGGAGCTGCGCGCCGCGCTGGCGCGCCTCGGGCAGAGCCGCATGATCCGCTTCTTCAATCGTCTCGAGGAGCGCGAGGTCGTCGAGGAGCTGGTCGAGGCCGTGGAGCGGCTCACGCGGGCCAAGATCGGCGGCATCGTCGCCATCCAGCGCGACGTCGGACTGGAGGAATATGCAGAGACAGGCACGCGCATCCACGCGCGCGTCGGCGCAGATCTGCTCGTCAGCCTGTTCGCGCCCTACGGCCCGCTCCACGACGGCGCCGTGCTCATCGACAGCGACACCATCATCGCCGCGGGCGTGATCCTCCCGCTCACCCAGTTTCCCGTCGCCGACAAGAGCCTGGGCACCCGCCACCGCGCGGCGCTCGGACTGTCTGAGGAGACGGACGCGCTCATCATCGTCGTCAGCGAGGAGACGTCACAGATCTCTCTCGCCTACCGCGGCCGGCTCTCGCGCAACGTCACGCTCGACACGGTCCGGACCGCCCTGGCGGGAGGCTCCATCGACACCCTTTCTTCGGGTGACGGCAGGTGAGGCGCGCGACGTTGACACTCACCGCACCGCCGAATACATTTTCGCTCAATCCCTGGCATTCTCGTCCCTCTGATTGCGTTTCCCTGCTGCCCGGAGTGTTCTCTTGGAAGAGACAGGCGCTGGCGTAACCTACAACCTGCTGTCGCTGCTCTACGACGGCGGCGCATGGATGTATCCTCTCCTGCTGTGCTCGCTGTTCGCGCTCGGCGTCATCATCGCCAAGGGCTACACCCTCTGGGCGGCGCGCCGCCGCTCCAGCCAGGTCCTGGAGGAGGTCGAGGCGCTGGCCCGCGGCGGAAAGCTGGACCAGGCCATCCGCGTAGCGGCCGACACGCCCGGCCCGGTAGCCGCCATCCTCTATTCCGGCCTGCGCCGCGTGCGTGAGCGGCAGAGCGGTGCGGACATCGAGAAGGCCGTCCAGACCACGGGCATCATCGAGCTCGGCTTCCTCGAGCGCGGCCTCGCCGTGCTCGCCACCATCTCGAATGTCGCCCCGCTCCTCGGCTTCCTCGGTACGGTGGCCGGCATGATCTCCGCCTTCGGCGCCATCGCCGAGGCCGGACAGGTCGATGCGGCGCTCGTCGCCAGCGGCATCAAGATCGCCCTTATCACCACGGCCGCCGGCCTCATCATCGCCGTCCCGGTCAACGTTGCCTACAATTTCTTCGTCACCCGGATCGACAGGCTGATCATGGAGATGGAGGAGGGAACCTCCCACGTCCTGAACATGGTCTGGGACATGGAGCGCACCGGTGGAGCCGCGGCACTCGCGGCTGGTGCCGGGGTACCCAGACACAGCCCCCGGCCGGCCACGGACTCCGTGGAAGGCATGGGTACGCCTGATCGAGGCGCTGCGTCCGATTCGGATCACCAGCCATAACCCCTGAAGAACGCGCAGACGAGAGAGATCAAATGGCTCTGATGAGAAAGAAGA is a window encoding:
- the cdaA gene encoding diadenylate cyclase CdaA, encoding MSAILNFLPGPLDLLQILIVATAFYYVLRFLARTRAIQMLVGLLVLAMTYFISSLVNLELIEHILAQLFQYGVIAAIIVFHPELRAALARLGQSRMIRFFNRLEEREVVEELVEAVERLTRAKIGGIVAIQRDVGLEEYAETGTRIHARVGADLLVSLFAPYGPLHDGAVLIDSDTIIAAGVILPLTQFPVADKSLGTRHRAALGLSEETDALIIVVSEETSQISLAYRGRLSRNVTLDTVRTALAGGSIDTLSSGDGR
- a CDS encoding MotA/TolQ/ExbB proton channel family protein, whose protein sequence is MEETGAGVTYNLLSLLYDGGAWMYPLLLCSLFALGVIIAKGYTLWAARRRSSQVLEEVEALARGGKLDQAIRVAADTPGPVAAILYSGLRRVRERQSGADIEKAVQTTGIIELGFLERGLAVLATISNVAPLLGFLGTVAGMISAFGAIAEAGQVDAALVASGIKIALITTAAGLIIAVPVNVAYNFFVTRIDRLIMEMEEGTSHVLNMVWDMERTGGAAALAAGAGVPRHSPRPATDSVEGMGTPDRGAASDSDHQP